Proteins encoded together in one Phycisphaerae bacterium window:
- a CDS encoding ThuA domain-containing protein, with protein sequence MRRRDLLKTGSGAALGLWAASSLSAAATEEPNRKRGKKRILYFTKSVGYEHSVVQRRGGELSHSERVLTEMGKRSGFEVVCTKDGEVFDQDLDRYDAVAFYTAGDLTQAGPDGGRPMTRAGKGKLLDFISGGRGFIGFHACTDSFRSTEGKDGKRSETDPYIAMLGGEFVTHGEQQEASLFIADRFPGIRGLGCAEAFSFHEEWYTLRNFARDLHVILVQETRHMHGECYQRPPYPCTWARLHGKGRVFYTSLGHREDIWTDPFFQAVALGGIGWALGDIKAEVKPNFNEVTPRANELTGPPA encoded by the coding sequence ATGCGAAGACGTGATCTGCTGAAGACCGGGTCCGGAGCCGCCCTTGGCCTTTGGGCCGCATCTTCCTTGTCTGCCGCCGCGACCGAGGAGCCGAACAGGAAGCGTGGAAAGAAGAGAATCCTCTATTTCACCAAGAGCGTGGGCTACGAACACTCCGTGGTCCAGCGTCGGGGCGGCGAACTCAGTCATTCCGAGCGGGTGCTCACCGAGATGGGCAAGCGCAGCGGATTCGAGGTCGTCTGCACCAAAGACGGCGAAGTCTTCGATCAGGACCTCGACCGTTACGATGCCGTCGCGTTCTATACGGCCGGCGACCTTACCCAGGCGGGACCAGATGGCGGGCGACCCATGACCCGGGCGGGAAAGGGCAAGCTCCTTGATTTCATCTCCGGCGGTAGGGGTTTCATCGGATTCCACGCCTGTACGGACAGCTTCCGTTCTACCGAGGGAAAGGATGGCAAGCGATCCGAGACCGACCCTTACATCGCCATGCTCGGCGGCGAGTTTGTCACTCACGGCGAGCAGCAAGAGGCTTCCTTGTTCATCGCCGATCGCTTCCCGGGCATCCGAGGATTGGGCTGCGCCGAGGCTTTCTCTTTTCATGAGGAATGGTACACGCTCCGCAACTTCGCCCGGGACTTGCACGTGATTCTGGTGCAGGAAACCCGGCACATGCACGGCGAGTGCTACCAGCGGCCGCCGTATCCCTGCACCTGGGCCCGACTGCACGGGAAAGGCCGAGTGTTTTACACCTCGTTGGGACACCGCGAGGACATCTGGACCGACCCGTTCTTTCAGGCCGTCGCCCTGGGCGGGATTGGCTGGGCGTTGGGCGATATCAAGGCCGAAGTGAAACCCAATTTCAACGAGGTGACCCCGAGGGCCAATGAGTTGACCGGCCCTCCGGCTTGA
- a CDS encoding aldo/keto reductase, translating to MESNQVSRREFVQGAAATAAGMAVGAGLMASADRAVAGPATAPAPDPRKTRGYNENMEYRRLGRTGLMLSAVSMGGHWKRIPFGEDSEDFRKNRREVISAALDHGINYIDACWSGEVMVYAEALGRRRDRIFFGFDWQGGRDPQITGSLERMKQQLDEGLKTARLEYVDIWRVTLREQATRNTEREIETVAAALEWGKKTGKARATGISTHHRAWIAEAVSKYPSFEVIITPYSAGSKEKPVGSMFDAMRKHDVGLIGIKPFAGGSLFGSGGTPDSPTKQEDDERARMAIRYVLCNDVLTAAIPGLITVDQVMNVAAAIQERRQFDRAEAARYETLTDRMWADLPDDYQWLRQWEWV from the coding sequence ATGGAATCCAATCAGGTTTCGCGACGCGAGTTTGTGCAAGGTGCGGCGGCAACTGCGGCGGGGATGGCCGTCGGCGCCGGTCTCATGGCGTCGGCCGATCGGGCGGTCGCTGGTCCGGCCACAGCTCCCGCCCCTGATCCGCGCAAGACGCGCGGCTACAACGAGAACATGGAATACCGCCGCCTGGGACGAACCGGACTCATGCTTTCGGCCGTCAGCATGGGTGGCCACTGGAAGCGCATCCCGTTCGGCGAGGACAGCGAGGATTTCAGGAAGAACCGACGCGAGGTCATCAGCGCTGCGCTCGATCACGGCATCAACTACATTGACGCCTGCTGGTCCGGAGAGGTGATGGTATACGCCGAGGCGCTGGGCCGGAGACGCGATCGGATCTTCTTCGGATTCGACTGGCAGGGCGGGCGCGATCCGCAAATCACCGGTTCGCTGGAGAGGATGAAACAGCAGCTCGACGAAGGGCTCAAGACGGCCAGGCTCGAGTATGTGGACATCTGGCGGGTGACGCTTCGCGAACAGGCGACGCGCAACACCGAGCGGGAGATCGAGACCGTCGCCGCCGCCCTCGAATGGGGCAAAAAGACGGGCAAGGCCCGGGCCACGGGCATTTCAACACACCATCGGGCGTGGATCGCCGAAGCCGTGAGCAAGTACCCGTCGTTCGAAGTGATCATCACCCCCTATTCCGCAGGCAGCAAGGAGAAGCCCGTTGGCAGCATGTTCGACGCGATGCGCAAGCACGATGTGGGCTTGATCGGCATCAAGCCCTTCGCCGGCGGTTCGTTGTTTGGATCCGGGGGCACACCGGATTCGCCTACCAAGCAGGAAGACGATGAGCGAGCTCGCATGGCGATTCGCTACGTGCTCTGCAACGATGTGTTGACCGCCGCGATTCCCGGCTTGATCACCGTGGACCAGGTCATGAACGTAGCGGCGGCGATCCAGGAACGACGGCAGTTCGATCGGGCTGAGGCAGCGCGTTACGAAACGCTCACCGACCGCATGTGGGCCGATCTGCCGGATGACTACCAGTGGCTGCGGCAATGGGAGTGGGTCTAG
- a CDS encoding cation-transporting P-type ATPase: protein MESLIGKHWHHLPANEVLDLLETGPDKGLDLFTVKRRQDHFGPNAVTARKGTGPLLRFLLQFHQPLVHVLLAAAVITAALKEVVDAGVIAGVVLVNAIVGFIQESKAAKAIEALAKTMVTEATVIRGGRRLRVSSVELIPGDIVLLQSGDKVPADIRLLQCRDLQIDESILTGESVPVHKTADGLEHDVPLADRINMAYSSCLVTYGQGTGVVVAIGDTTEVGRISELIHAAPSLATPLTRKIARFSHVLMYAILGLALLTFGVGILRGESALLMFKAAVALAVGAIPEGLPAVVTITLAIGVSRMARRRAVIRKLPAVETLGSTTVICSDKTGTLTENQMTVRGIAVGGRTLQVTGAGYAPDGQIVEGKAAVDISSNAALRECLMAGLLCNDAILVNKEERWSVQGDPTEAALLVAAGKGGLSREVLNEQLPRLDVVPFESEHQYMATLHQGGVDRPCVVYLKGALEVVLQRCREAMDSTGKTVPLDREQVTATAAQLAGQGLRVLAFARGERPTGTKHVAHRDLRDDMTFLGLQGMIDPPRAEAIAAVAKCQTAGIRVKMITGDHALTAAAIAKQIGIGSDSKAGDAFPRALTGPELAACSDEQLIEVADQTDVFARVSPEQKLRLVEGLQARGQIVAMTGDGVNDAPALKQANIGVAMGISGTDVAKEAADMVLTDDNFASIQAAVEEGRGVFDNLTKFIAWTLPTNMGEGLIILAAVFVGTALPILPVQILWINMTTAVLLGLMLAFEPKEPGIMARPPREPSRPIITADVAIRMFLIAGVMLIGGFGIFKWELHRGLGEAAARTAAVNVFVLVEMFYLFNCRSLTRSVFEIGLFSNRWIPVGVISMLLLQLAFTYLPAMNRLFHSAPVGVVTWLEAVAIALAGSALVAAQKRMSRPRVATAVAPGSGSEV from the coding sequence ATGGAATCACTCATCGGCAAACACTGGCACCATCTACCAGCGAACGAAGTGCTTGATCTCCTCGAGACGGGTCCCGATAAGGGGCTCGATCTGTTCACCGTCAAGCGCCGCCAAGACCACTTCGGCCCCAATGCCGTCACGGCACGCAAGGGCACCGGCCCCCTGCTCCGTTTTCTCCTGCAGTTTCATCAGCCCCTCGTGCACGTCCTGCTGGCGGCTGCTGTCATCACCGCTGCCTTGAAAGAGGTCGTCGACGCGGGTGTCATCGCGGGCGTGGTGTTGGTCAACGCGATTGTGGGCTTCATCCAGGAGTCGAAGGCGGCCAAAGCCATCGAGGCGCTTGCCAAGACCATGGTTACCGAGGCGACGGTTATTCGCGGTGGCCGGCGGCTTCGCGTTTCCTCGGTGGAACTCATACCGGGCGACATCGTGCTGCTCCAGTCCGGTGATAAGGTGCCGGCGGATATTCGTCTCCTCCAATGCCGTGACCTTCAGATTGACGAATCCATCCTGACGGGGGAATCGGTACCCGTGCACAAGACAGCGGATGGCCTCGAACACGACGTTCCTCTTGCCGATCGCATCAACATGGCCTATTCATCCTGCCTCGTGACCTACGGTCAGGGCACGGGTGTCGTTGTGGCGATCGGCGACACGACGGAGGTCGGTCGCATCTCCGAGCTGATCCACGCCGCCCCAAGCCTGGCAACGCCCCTCACGCGAAAGATCGCCCGTTTCAGCCACGTGTTGATGTACGCCATACTGGGCCTGGCCCTGCTGACATTTGGTGTTGGCATCCTTCGCGGCGAGTCAGCCCTGTTGATGTTCAAGGCAGCCGTCGCATTGGCTGTTGGGGCCATCCCCGAGGGATTGCCCGCTGTGGTGACGATAACCCTGGCCATAGGCGTGTCCCGCATGGCAAGACGACGCGCCGTCATTCGCAAGCTCCCGGCCGTAGAGACCCTCGGCAGTACCACCGTCATCTGCTCCGACAAGACCGGAACGCTCACGGAGAACCAGATGACGGTGCGGGGAATTGCGGTTGGTGGCAGGACGCTGCAGGTGACAGGTGCCGGCTACGCCCCGGATGGACAGATTGTCGAAGGAAAGGCGGCAGTGGACATCTCGTCCAACGCGGCCCTCCGGGAATGCCTGATGGCAGGGCTGCTGTGCAACGATGCCATCCTCGTGAACAAAGAGGAACGCTGGAGCGTTCAGGGCGATCCGACCGAGGCGGCCCTGCTCGTCGCCGCGGGAAAGGGAGGTTTGTCGCGCGAGGTCCTGAACGAACAGCTTCCGCGTCTCGACGTTGTACCCTTCGAGTCCGAGCACCAGTACATGGCCACGCTTCACCAGGGCGGCGTCGATCGACCATGCGTCGTATACCTCAAGGGGGCACTCGAAGTCGTGCTTCAACGCTGCCGGGAGGCAATGGATTCAACCGGCAAAACCGTTCCGCTCGATCGCGAGCAGGTGACGGCCACTGCCGCGCAACTGGCGGGGCAAGGTCTTCGGGTCCTCGCGTTCGCCCGAGGTGAACGGCCGACAGGGACGAAACACGTCGCTCACCGTGACCTTCGCGACGACATGACGTTCCTAGGCCTGCAGGGCATGATCGACCCGCCGCGAGCCGAGGCGATTGCGGCCGTGGCCAAGTGTCAGACTGCGGGCATCCGCGTCAAGATGATCACCGGTGACCACGCCTTGACGGCCGCGGCGATCGCCAAGCAGATCGGGATCGGTAGCGATTCGAAAGCCGGTGATGCCTTCCCGCGGGCGCTGACTGGCCCGGAACTGGCCGCCTGCTCGGATGAGCAGCTCATCGAGGTGGCGGATCAGACGGATGTGTTTGCCCGCGTCAGTCCAGAGCAGAAGCTGCGGCTTGTCGAGGGGCTGCAGGCCCGCGGCCAGATCGTTGCGATGACCGGCGACGGGGTGAACGACGCGCCGGCGCTCAAGCAGGCCAACATCGGAGTCGCTATGGGCATTAGCGGGACCGACGTCGCCAAGGAAGCGGCCGATATGGTGCTGACTGACGACAACTTCGCCTCTATCCAAGCCGCAGTCGAGGAAGGCCGTGGCGTGTTCGACAATCTCACGAAGTTCATCGCCTGGACATTGCCCACCAATATGGGCGAAGGCCTGATCATTCTCGCGGCCGTGTTCGTGGGTACGGCGCTGCCGATCCTGCCCGTTCAGATCCTCTGGATTAACATGACGACGGCTGTGCTCCTGGGCTTGATGCTGGCCTTCGAGCCTAAAGAACCCGGTATCATGGCACGTCCGCCTCGTGAGCCGAGCCGGCCGATCATCACGGCGGACGTGGCGATCCGCATGTTCCTGATCGCCGGCGTCATGCTGATCGGCGGATTCGGCATCTTCAAGTGGGAGCTTCATCGTGGCCTCGGCGAGGCGGCAGCCCGGACGGCTGCGGTGAACGTCTTCGTACTCGTTGAGATGTTCTACCTGTTCAACTGTCGGTCACTTACACGGTCGGTCTTCGAAATCGGCCTGTTCTCCAACCGCTGGATCCCGGTCGGGGTGATCTCGATGCTGCTTCTCCAACTGGCGTTCACCTACCTGCCGGCCATGAATCGGCTCTTCCACAGTGCGCCCGTGGGTGTGGTTACCTGGTTGGAGGCCGTCGCCATTGCCCTGGCGGGCTCCGCCCTCGTCGCCGCTCAGAAGCGAATGTCGCGCCCCAGGGTGGCGACGGCCGTCGCGCCGGGATCCGGTTCCGAGGTGTAG
- a CDS encoding PepSY-associated TM helix domain-containing protein: MNLQRLISPIRWLHVYLTMLGFGLMCLFAVTGILLNHREQLGLDETETRTATGALPAELAKAAPQAEILQELRRQLGLTGTVDTFEVEDARIRIVFERPGTYSEATIDRSSGMIEVNTDSAGVLGIVADLHRGHGTSAAWRVAIDVAAVVLFLSSVTGMALGLSLARRRGIALVLASAGLVACACLAWLVSV, encoded by the coding sequence ATGAACCTGCAACGACTGATCTCGCCGATTCGCTGGTTGCATGTCTACCTGACCATGCTCGGCTTCGGGCTCATGTGCCTGTTCGCCGTGACCGGCATTCTGTTGAACCACCGGGAGCAGCTGGGGCTGGATGAGACGGAAACCAGGACGGCTACGGGTGCACTGCCGGCCGAGTTGGCGAAAGCCGCTCCTCAAGCGGAGATACTCCAGGAACTGCGGCGGCAGCTCGGACTGACCGGAACGGTGGATACGTTCGAGGTCGAGGACGCCCGCATCCGGATCGTGTTCGAGCGGCCGGGCACATATTCCGAGGCCACGATCGACCGCAGTAGCGGCATGATCGAAGTCAATACTGACTCGGCCGGAGTCCTCGGAATTGTGGCCGATCTGCACCGTGGCCACGGAACGAGCGCCGCCTGGAGGGTGGCCATCGATGTGGCCGCCGTCGTGCTGTTCCTATCGTCGGTGACCGGCATGGCTTTGGGGTTGAGCCTCGCTCGCCGTCGGGGAATAGCCCTGGTTCTGGCAAGCGCGGGCCTCGTCGCCTGTGCATGCCTGGCTTGGCTGGTCAGTGTTTGA
- a CDS encoding DUF2271 domain-containing protein — translation MDFALTATRQRARAFRSIMAVAVVSAVLAIPATTKGQAARTKSAVPWLVGAKPAEEWTDRFPSAETTFTFHQEQVLGTSMDLAVATADRKTAQACEKAVLDEIERLAGILSTYEPASEISRLSGSGGYVKVSKELAEVLAAAQAWQQRSGGVFNIQVSAMAMRWREAERTGQLPTEQQLAAIARQIEKPAFELDATGSRARRVARQAVTVDALAKGYIIEKAVVAGRKACPNAAGILLNIGGDLYAWGSASPSSETPWVVGVANPRHRQDNAAPLVRVRLRNQGIATSGPYARGYRVAERHYSHIIDPRSGQPAEAIISATAVASDAMTADVLATCLNVLPPAEGLRLLAGVQGVEGLIVTANGKEHRSPGWAALEASAAPASRPATLPAADPVRKELVIDLQLLRPARGRYMRPYVAVWIEDSAGKPVATVAVWGHKREYQKTLTTWWKIARQNPRLVESISRATRPAGAYSLSWLLTDDQAKPVPLGTYSVCIEVNRERGGHVTMRGSIDCRDRRASTVIRGNAEVADVTLTYGRDADEK, via the coding sequence ATGGATTTCGCGTTGACCGCCACTCGTCAGCGGGCTCGTGCGTTTCGGTCGATCATGGCCGTCGCGGTCGTCTCCGCCGTCCTCGCCATTCCAGCGACCACGAAGGGGCAGGCTGCCCGGACGAAGTCGGCCGTCCCCTGGCTTGTTGGAGCGAAGCCAGCTGAGGAGTGGACCGATAGGTTCCCGTCTGCCGAGACCACCTTCACGTTCCACCAGGAGCAGGTCTTGGGCACGTCGATGGATCTGGCCGTAGCGACAGCCGACCGCAAGACCGCCCAAGCCTGCGAGAAGGCGGTGCTCGACGAGATCGAAAGGCTGGCGGGCATCCTGAGCACTTACGAGCCGGCCAGCGAGATCAGCAGGCTGAGCGGTTCCGGTGGCTACGTCAAGGTCTCCAAGGAGCTCGCGGAAGTCCTCGCGGCCGCCCAGGCATGGCAACAGCGCTCCGGCGGCGTTTTCAATATCCAGGTGAGCGCCATGGCGATGCGGTGGAGAGAGGCTGAAAGAACCGGCCAACTCCCAACCGAGCAGCAGCTGGCCGCCATCGCCAGGCAGATCGAGAAGCCTGCCTTTGAATTGGACGCGACCGGGTCGCGCGCCAGACGCGTGGCGAGGCAGGCGGTTACCGTGGATGCCTTGGCGAAGGGCTACATCATCGAGAAGGCGGTGGTCGCCGGCCGGAAGGCCTGCCCGAACGCGGCCGGCATCCTCCTGAACATCGGCGGCGATCTGTATGCCTGGGGCAGCGCTTCGCCTTCTTCGGAGACGCCCTGGGTGGTCGGCGTGGCCAATCCTCGGCATCGCCAGGACAATGCAGCTCCCCTCGTGCGAGTGCGTTTGAGGAACCAAGGCATTGCGACCAGTGGCCCCTATGCCCGCGGCTATCGCGTCGCAGAACGACACTACTCCCACATCATCGACCCGCGATCCGGTCAGCCGGCGGAAGCGATCATCAGTGCCACCGCGGTGGCCTCGGACGCGATGACCGCGGATGTCCTGGCGACCTGCCTGAACGTACTCCCACCGGCGGAAGGCCTGAGACTCCTGGCCGGCGTTCAGGGGGTGGAAGGCCTCATCGTAACCGCCAACGGGAAGGAACATCGCAGTCCGGGCTGGGCGGCACTGGAAGCGTCCGCGGCACCGGCCAGCCGGCCGGCAACTCTCCCGGCCGCAGACCCGGTCAGAAAGGAACTGGTTATCGACTTGCAGCTCCTTCGCCCCGCGCGCGGCCGATACATGCGGCCTTACGTGGCCGTTTGGATCGAGGACTCGGCCGGTAAACCCGTGGCCACCGTGGCCGTCTGGGGCCATAAGCGGGAGTACCAGAAGACCCTGACCACTTGGTGGAAGATCGCCCGGCAGAACCCTCGGCTGGTGGAGTCCATCTCGCGGGCCACGCGGCCGGCCGGCGCGTATAGCCTTTCCTGGCTGCTGACCGATGACCAGGCTAAACCCGTCCCGCTGGGGACCTATTCCGTCTGCATCGAGGTCAATCGAGAGCGGGGTGGTCATGTCACCATGCGGGGCAGCATCGACTGCCGAGACCGACGTGCCTCTACGGTAATCAGGGGCAATGCCGAGGTGGCGGACGTCACGCTCACCTACGGGCGGGACGCCGACGAGAAATGA
- a CDS encoding glycosyltransferase family 2 protein: MSDPAGIIAGPRASATRPGTRIGRFPDIHQLHSAARSGTIANTRERRNRQEGRDWLGARLISIVVPVYNEQDSLETLVGEIREVTQALGLNIEIVFVDDGSRDASWATIQRLAQDDLRLGGIRFRRNAGKAAALMAGFASARGELVLTMDADLQDPPQEIPRLLAKLDEGLDVVSGWKQRRLDPWHKVYPSRVFNRVIGLLTGVRLHDHVCGLKLYRREVLNNLRIHGELHRFLGVLAAAHGYKVAEIPTLHRARTRGVGKYGFSRFAKGFLDLITVLVLTRYRWRPQHLIGVAGLWTIILSPLLALAVWILNTRYLSPAVLDAVRLAMAGILAGVFLAAIGLTAELVVAQRPPVGLYEVAERTGWCVTSAAASTLDPKTPPGHHGC, encoded by the coding sequence ATGTCCGATCCTGCGGGCATTATCGCCGGTCCACGAGCCTCCGCAACCCGGCCGGGTACCCGCATAGGGCGCTTTCCCGACATCCACCAGTTGCACTCGGCTGCACGGTCAGGCACAATAGCGAATACACGCGAGCGGCGGAACCGCCAGGAAGGTCGTGATTGGTTGGGTGCCCGTCTGATCAGCATCGTGGTGCCGGTCTACAACGAGCAGGACTCGCTGGAAACGCTGGTCGGTGAGATTCGCGAGGTCACCCAGGCCCTTGGGCTGAACATCGAGATCGTGTTCGTGGACGACGGGAGCCGGGATGCGAGCTGGGCAACCATTCAGCGTCTGGCCCAAGACGATCTGCGGCTCGGCGGGATCCGGTTTCGCCGCAACGCGGGCAAGGCCGCGGCCCTGATGGCCGGCTTCGCCTCGGCCCGAGGCGAGCTGGTCCTGACCATGGACGCCGACCTGCAGGATCCCCCTCAGGAGATACCTCGCCTGCTGGCCAAGCTGGACGAAGGTCTCGACGTGGTCAGCGGCTGGAAGCAGCGGCGGCTCGATCCCTGGCACAAGGTTTACCCCTCGCGGGTCTTCAACCGGGTGATCGGCCTGCTCACCGGCGTGCGGCTCCACGACCATGTCTGCGGGCTCAAGCTCTATCGCCGCGAGGTGCTGAACAACCTGCGGATCCACGGCGAACTGCACCGCTTCCTCGGTGTCCTGGCCGCCGCTCACGGCTACAAGGTCGCCGAGATTCCCACGCTGCACCGGGCCAGAACACGGGGCGTGGGCAAGTATGGCTTCTCGCGGTTTGCGAAGGGATTCCTTGATCTCATCACCGTGCTGGTCCTGACCCGATACCGCTGGCGACCCCAGCACCTCATCGGGGTAGCCGGGCTCTGGACAATTATCCTCAGCCCACTGCTGGCCCTGGCGGTCTGGATCCTGAATACGCGGTACCTTTCGCCGGCGGTGCTCGACGCCGTCCGGCTGGCCATGGCCGGGATCCTGGCCGGCGTGTTTCTGGCGGCCATCGGCTTGACGGCCGAGCTGGTCGTCGCCCAGCGACCGCCGGTCGGCCTGTACGAGGTGGCCGAGCGGACCGGCTGGTGCGTGACGTCCGCAGCTGCCTCCACGCTTGACCCGAAGACGCCGCCCGGTCACCATGGATGCTGA
- a CDS encoding HEAT repeat domain-containing protein translates to MGQRPANGSVVRLFIATAAALLLNGVPLDAASPSAGVRLRHQAKPGSLAIYDVRVEMASRPVVQPQVVAEQQSFSAKLTRVLLKDRRVGMAMGVQMLELLDEPATDSRPATPNAPRTPTPDARPESSGSRNKPSPSAVGLDPPAASKPAAARPMTTQPVSPLAPSPARVLLSTMVVAPRHAEYLLPAATTSMKKLMWPLVQVATWPEDPVVVGQTWERDVPWVAAGCRQRVRVEKIESVKNETRVTLLMNTTVDAKDAGASDSPLSAQTRLIWSAQDQELISLVGEGASRQPSSEGGRLVTLRISYQRTTRRQLPPVRQTLERQAVIHLVQAIMAYQRGDADGASVAAKSCVRRWPTSYWRPLADDLVRRIDAEQQARKPLSIEELKTTLGQLLSMLNEAEANSDESLTAWCGVSFHRYTQINGPELRRLLGDRSPESRGLACLAFAFGTAPAEVGLIERHSDDPEVQVRRLCFRALALRGSPITDGQRLLAGVKDEDTVVRRWACEALGFCTTRASEVYATARAALLERLVDESSSVSLAAARALVKVGTPADVTQIRQMAGKDSRLDVRSGLIEILQAAERKAENEATPDPRTETAPAN, encoded by the coding sequence ATGGGCCAGCGTCCCGCGAACGGATCGGTCGTCCGGCTATTCATCGCGACCGCGGCGGCCCTGCTGCTGAACGGCGTGCCCCTGGATGCTGCGAGCCCATCGGCTGGCGTTCGCCTCCGCCACCAGGCGAAACCCGGCAGCCTCGCAATCTACGACGTCCGGGTCGAGATGGCCTCCCGCCCGGTGGTCCAGCCGCAGGTGGTTGCTGAACAGCAGAGCTTCTCTGCCAAGCTGACCCGGGTCCTGCTCAAGGATCGCCGCGTCGGCATGGCGATGGGTGTTCAGATGCTCGAGCTGCTGGATGAACCCGCCACGGATAGCCGGCCGGCCACGCCTAACGCACCCCGCACGCCCACCCCCGATGCCAGGCCCGAGTCATCCGGCTCAAGGAACAAGCCTTCTCCTTCGGCGGTTGGGCTGGATCCTCCCGCGGCCTCCAAGCCTGCCGCCGCCCGGCCCATGACCACTCAGCCGGTGTCGCCACTGGCCCCATCCCCTGCCCGCGTCCTACTCAGCACCATGGTGGTGGCGCCTCGCCATGCTGAATACCTGCTTCCCGCCGCGACCACCTCGATGAAAAAGCTGATGTGGCCGCTGGTCCAGGTCGCCACCTGGCCGGAGGATCCCGTCGTCGTCGGGCAGACATGGGAGCGGGATGTGCCTTGGGTGGCGGCGGGCTGCAGGCAACGTGTTCGGGTGGAGAAGATCGAGTCCGTCAAGAACGAAACCCGCGTGACTCTGTTGATGAACACCACCGTCGACGCGAAGGATGCCGGGGCCTCGGACAGCCCGCTCTCGGCTCAGACCCGGCTGATCTGGTCCGCGCAGGATCAGGAACTGATCTCGCTGGTGGGCGAAGGTGCCAGCCGTCAACCGAGCTCGGAGGGAGGCAGGCTGGTGACGTTGCGGATCTCATACCAGCGGACCACGCGCCGGCAGCTGCCCCCGGTTCGTCAGACGCTCGAGCGCCAGGCGGTCATCCACCTGGTCCAGGCCATCATGGCCTATCAGCGCGGCGATGCCGATGGGGCATCCGTGGCAGCCAAGTCCTGCGTCCGCCGCTGGCCGACGAGCTACTGGCGGCCGCTGGCCGATGATCTCGTCCGTCGCATCGATGCCGAGCAGCAAGCCCGCAAACCGCTGAGCATCGAGGAACTCAAGACCACCTTGGGTCAACTGCTGAGCATGCTGAACGAGGCCGAGGCCAACAGTGACGAGAGCCTGACCGCATGGTGCGGGGTGTCGTTTCATCGCTACACCCAGATCAACGGGCCGGAGCTTCGGAGACTCCTGGGGGACCGCAGTCCGGAAAGCCGGGGCCTGGCCTGCTTGGCATTTGCGTTCGGAACAGCGCCGGCGGAGGTTGGCCTGATCGAGCGGCACAGCGACGATCCCGAGGTCCAGGTTCGCCGGCTATGCTTTCGGGCCCTGGCCTTGCGCGGCTCGCCGATTACCGATGGGCAGCGGCTGCTGGCCGGGGTGAAGGACGAGGATACGGTTGTCCGGAGGTGGGCTTGTGAGGCCCTGGGTTTCTGCACGACCAGGGCTTCCGAGGTGTATGCGACGGCACGGGCGGCGCTCCTTGAACGTCTGGTCGACGAGTCTTCGTCCGTCTCGTTGGCGGCCGCCAGGGCCCTGGTGAAGGTCGGCACGCCGGCCGATGTCACGCAGATCAGGCAGATGGCCGGCAAGGACAGCCGGCTCGATGTGCGCTCCGGCCTCATCGAGATCTTGCAGGCCGCTGAGCGCAAGGCCGAGAACGAGGCCACGCCGGATCCGCGAACCGAAACCGCCCCGGCGAATTGA